The following DNA comes from Methanothermobacter tenebrarum.
AGGCCGCAGAATCCATTCGTAACATTATAGAAAAGTTTGGTGATGGTGTTACGGCAATACATGATTGTTCTAAGGGCGGATTAGGAGTGGCATTAGCAGAGATGAGCATAAAATCAGGTCTAGGAGCCAAGATCAATACCATGAAAATCCCGAACAATTGCAAAAATCAACATCAACTCCTATTTTCAGAATCACATGGCCGGTATATTATAACAGTGAAAGAAGAAATAGCCCATGATATAATAGCAAATATAGGGGTACCATCTTCAGTTATAGGCACCGTTGGTGGCGATAATTTCCAAGTAGATGACTTTAAAGTCCCAGTAGAGAAATTACAGGAGACATATCATGGAGTGATAGAAAGGTACATGTAAAATCCCCCAATTTTTTTGGTGTTTTATTTGAGACATAAGCGAGAAATCCTAAGACAAGCTATACATGCTACTGGCATAATATTCGTGATAATACAGCCTTGGATCGGAGTTAAAAACCTTATTCTACTCGGCATCCTAGCAGCAGTTATAGGAGAGACCATCCGCCGATACGACCTCAGACGCCCCATACCTCTATTTTCACGACTATTAAGAACTTGCCGCAGAGATACTAGTGAAAGAGGATTCATATACTATTTTATAGGCTTAGCCCTCACCTACGCCTTTTTCGGGTCGTATATTCCCATTGCAAACGCCGCCATACTCATTCTAACAATCGGTGATGCTGCATCTACCCTCATCGGTAAACTCTATGGCAAACACCCACTACCATACAAGCCCAATAAAACATTTGAAGGTTCCATCGCATTCATATTCATAGGATTCATCGGAGCATTAACACAAGTGAACCCCCCAATAGCTTTTATTGGAGCG
Coding sequences within:
- a CDS encoding diacylglycerol/polyprenol kinase family protein, which gives rise to MRHKREILRQAIHATGIIFVIIQPWIGVKNLILLGILAAVIGETIRRYDLRRPIPLFSRLLRTCRRDTSERGFIYYFIGLALTYAFFGSYIPIANAAILILTIGDAASTLIGKLYGKHPLPYKPNKTFEGSIAFIFIGFIGALTQVNPPIAFIGAFIGSLVEAYTPIEDNITTPLIAGVGMSIFYLNFI